One Dioscorea cayenensis subsp. rotundata cultivar TDr96_F1 chromosome 17, TDr96_F1_v2_PseudoChromosome.rev07_lg8_w22 25.fasta, whole genome shotgun sequence DNA window includes the following coding sequences:
- the LOC120280617 gene encoding LOW QUALITY PROTEIN: protein BZR1 homolog 2-like (The sequence of the model RefSeq protein was modified relative to this genomic sequence to represent the inferred CDS: deleted 1 base in 1 codon) gives MPSGTRLPTWKERENNKRRERRRRAIAAKIFAGLRMYGNYKLPKHCDNNEVLKAVCAEAGWIVEPDGTTYRKGCKPPERMDIVGGSVSPSPCSSYQPSPCASYNPSPTSSTFPSPRSSPYFTHGTNDVDGNSLIPWLKNISTAPSAKLQHLYIPGGSISAPVTPPLSSPTARTPRIKTDWDDGVTLPPWAASSSYTSLASSTPPSPGRQILPDSGWLSDLRIPTGSPSSPTFSLVASNPFGFYKEAYAGGGSSKLWTPGQSGTCSPAAPGALNQADVQMSDGISDEFAFGSSSTGNQPENGVVKPWEGETIHEECGSDELELTLGSSRTRADA, from the exons ATGCCATCGGGGACGAGGCTGCCGACGTGGAAGGAGAGGGAGAACAACAAGCGGAGGGAGCGGCGGCGGCGCGCGATCGCCGCGAAGATCTTCGCCGGGCTTCGGATGTACGGCAACTACAAGCTT CCCAAGCACTGTGACAACAACGAGGTCCTGAAGGCCGTGTGCGCTGAGGCTGGATGGATCGTCGAGCCGGATGGCACCACATATCGGAAG GGTTGCAAGCCACCTGAGAGAATGGATATAGTAGGGGGTTCAGTTTCCCCAAGTCCATGCTCATCATATCAGCCGAGTCCATGTGCCTCATATAACCCTAGCCCCACCTCTTCAACCTTCCCTAGCCCTAGATCATCACCTTACTTTACACATGGCACAAATGATGTTGATGGTAACTCCCTTATTCCATGGCTCAAGAACATCTCCACAGCCCCATCTGCAAAGCTTCAACACCTCTACATACCAGGTGGCTCTATTAGTGCACCAGTAACCCCTCCATTGAGCTCCCCAACTGCACGTACACCCCGTATCAAGACTGACTGGGATGATGGTGTCACACTGCCACCTTGGGCAGCTAGTTCCAGCTACACCTCACTGGCATCATCCACTCCACCAAGCCCGGGACGGCAAATCCTTCCTGATTCTGGATGGCTTTCAGACCTCCGGATCCCTACTGGAAGTCCTTCATCCCCAACCTTCAGTCTTGTTGCATCAAATCCATTTGGCTTCTATAAAGAGGCTTATGCCGGTGGTGGTTCATCAAAATTGTGGACCCCTGGGCAGAGTGGAACTTGCTCTCCTGCTGCCCCGGGAGCTCTTAATCAAGCAGATGTTCAGATGTCTGATGGTATTTCTGATGAGTTTGCATTTGGAAGCAGCAGTACAGGTAACCAACCTGAGAATGGTGTGGTCAAGCCATGGGAAGGGGAGACAATTCATGAGGAATGTGGATCAGATGAGTTGGAGCTTACTCTTGGTAGTTCAAGGACCAGAGCTGATGCTTGA